From the Halorhabdus utahensis DSM 12940 genome, one window contains:
- a CDS encoding DUF1028 domain-containing protein, whose translation MTFSICVRERYTDENGTNQTRFGVAVTTRLPGVGTLCPFASEHGAVATQSHVNVELGRKGVEYLDDGLAVEDALEALLNADDGRPQRQVHGVGTAGEFTFSGEECKPWYGDRVGNNFTVAGNLLTGESVIEEAAATYEDSAPPLGPDADVDRPLAARLIDALAAGHAEGGDKREELPVQSAALIVETTEDRSMDPYYNDLRVDATETPIEDLRETYEQAERGFEMTRERYEDADDGDNTEDAG comes from the coding sequence ATGACGTTCAGCATCTGTGTTCGCGAACGGTACACCGACGAGAACGGGACCAACCAGACTCGATTCGGGGTTGCCGTGACGACACGTCTCCCGGGAGTCGGAACGCTGTGTCCGTTCGCCAGCGAACACGGGGCCGTCGCGACCCAGAGTCACGTCAACGTCGAACTTGGCCGGAAAGGCGTCGAGTATCTCGACGACGGGCTTGCCGTCGAGGATGCGCTCGAAGCGCTGCTCAACGCAGACGACGGACGGCCACAGCGCCAGGTCCACGGCGTCGGCACAGCGGGGGAGTTCACGTTCTCAGGCGAGGAGTGCAAACCCTGGTATGGCGACCGCGTCGGTAACAATTTCACCGTCGCCGGGAACCTCCTGACGGGCGAGTCGGTTATCGAGGAAGCGGCGGCGACCTACGAAGACAGCGCGCCGCCACTCGGCCCCGACGCGGACGTCGACCGTCCACTTGCGGCGCGATTGATCGACGCGCTGGCGGCCGGTCACGCCGAGGGTGGCGACAAACGCGAGGAGTTGCCCGTCCAGAGCGCCGCGCTGATCGTCGAAACGACCGAAGACCGCTCGATGGACCCCTATTACAACGACCTCCGTGTGGACGCGACCGAGACGCCGATCGAGGACCTCCGGGAGACGTACGAACAGGCCGAACGCGGGTTCGAGATGACCCGCGAACGGTACGAGGACGCTGACGACGGGGACAATACCGAGGACGCCGGATGA
- the nth gene encoding endonuclease III, with the protein MGTSLDSRSAQATEVIERLHDAYPDTTISLTFSNRLELLVAVVLSAQCTDERVNETTPELFETYQTPEDYAAADEEQLAEDIYGITFHNNKAGYLKGIGEILVEEHDGEVPDTMDALTALPGVGRKTANVVLQHGHDVVEGIVVDTHVQRLTRRLGLTEEERPDAIEDDLMEIIPEDEWQAFTHLMISHGRAVCTARNPDCGDCALEDVCPSSKLDSDVDLASGEAWE; encoded by the coding sequence ATGGGAACTTCGCTGGACTCGCGGTCAGCACAGGCCACGGAAGTCATCGAACGATTGCACGACGCCTACCCAGATACCACAATTTCGCTCACCTTCTCGAACCGACTGGAACTGCTGGTGGCGGTCGTCCTTTCGGCACAGTGTACCGACGAGCGCGTCAACGAAACGACGCCCGAACTCTTCGAGACATACCAGACGCCGGAAGACTACGCCGCCGCCGACGAGGAACAACTCGCCGAGGACATCTACGGCATCACGTTTCACAACAACAAGGCCGGCTACCTCAAAGGGATCGGCGAGATCCTCGTCGAAGAGCACGACGGCGAGGTACCGGATACGATGGACGCGCTAACTGCCCTGCCAGGCGTCGGTCGGAAGACCGCGAACGTCGTCCTCCAGCACGGTCACGACGTTGTCGAGGGGATCGTCGTCGATACGCACGTCCAGCGACTCACCCGTCGCCTGGGACTCACCGAGGAGGAGCGTCCCGATGCCATCGAGGACGATCTGATGGAGATCATCCCTGAAGACGAGTGGCAGGCGTTTACTCATCTCATGATCAGCCACGGTCGGGCCGTCTGCACGGCACGGAATCCGGACTGTGGGGACTGTGCACTCGAAGACGTCTGTCCGTCGTCGAAACTTGACAGTGACGTGGATCTCGCGAGCGGCGAGGCCTGGGAGTGA
- a CDS encoding helix-turn-helix transcriptional regulator: MPINIDRFESGPEDALDIQEGTQPHTVLTFLATNDEQAFTQTEIHEATDIPRGSVGVVLSRLEDRGLVRHQGRYWAIGDDERLASYAGQQAASSASTTDDYYGAAEE; the protein is encoded by the coding sequence ATGCCGATCAACATCGATCGATTCGAGAGCGGTCCCGAGGACGCTCTCGATATTCAGGAGGGGACACAGCCACACACTGTTCTCACCTTCTTGGCAACCAACGACGAGCAAGCGTTCACACAGACCGAAATCCACGAAGCGACAGACATCCCCCGGGGGAGCGTCGGAGTCGTCCTGTCCCGTCTCGAAGACCGTGGACTCGTCCGACATCAGGGGCGCTACTGGGCGATTGGGGACGATGAACGCCTGGCCTCGTACGCTGGACAGCAGGCTGCAAGCTCCGCCTCGACGACAGACGACTATTACGGTGCGGCCGAGGAATGA
- a CDS encoding SRPBCC family protein produces MSTYERSVHVDAPFEDVWEFHSTIDGLDALTPGWVNLRAESVRGPDGEEDPDEMIVGTTAIVSLRPFGVGPRQESTTRIVERERTGGDGRETGYFVDEMSGGPFAHWRHTHRFEAVEGGTRITDHVEYRLAGGALGRLASPLAVVGFAPMFRYRHRETKQLLE; encoded by the coding sequence ATGTCCACTTACGAGCGATCAGTCCACGTCGACGCCCCGTTCGAAGACGTCTGGGAGTTTCACTCGACGATCGACGGGCTGGACGCCCTGACGCCGGGCTGGGTCAATCTCCGAGCCGAATCCGTCCGTGGCCCCGACGGCGAGGAAGATCCCGACGAAATGATCGTCGGCACGACGGCGATCGTGTCGCTTCGCCCGTTCGGCGTCGGGCCACGCCAGGAGTCGACGACACGGATCGTCGAGCGCGAACGGACGGGCGGCGATGGACGAGAGACGGGCTATTTCGTCGACGAGATGTCCGGTGGCCCCTTCGCCCACTGGCGACACACCCACCGTTTCGAGGCCGTCGAGGGTGGGACGCGAATCACTGATCACGTCGAGTACCGACTGGCTGGTGGCGCGCTCGGCAGGCTCGCGAGCCCGCTCGCAGTGGTCGGCTTCGCGCCGATGTTCCGGTATCGCCATCGAGAGACGAAGCAGCTTCTGGAGTGA
- a CDS encoding Glu/Leu/Phe/Val family dehydrogenase: MSNSVNPFESLQSQIDDASASLDAGDDVLESLKHPQRVLETTLTVEMDDGSLETFKAFRSQFNDARGPYKGGIRYHPGVNRDEVKALSGWMVYKCATVGIPLGGGKGGIVIDPSEYSESELERITRAFAVELRPLIGEDRDVPAPDVNTGQREMNWIKDTYETLENTTEPGVVTGKSLDSGGSEGRVEATGRSSMLVAREAFSYLDRDISEATVAVQGYGNAGWITADLLEDLGASIVAVSDSSGAIRTDGEFDARAVKDHKRETGSVVGYAGADEELTNDELLTLDVDILVPAALENAIDEELAADVTADVIVEAANGPLTPKADEVLADEDVLVIPDILANAGGVTVSYFEWVQNRQRNYWSEERVNEELEDVIVTAFDDLVSAYEDEDLATLRVAAYVVALRRVLSASEQAGHWG, from the coding sequence ATGTCAAATTCGGTCAATCCGTTCGAGAGCTTACAGTCACAGATCGACGACGCGTCGGCGTCCCTTGATGCCGGCGACGACGTCCTGGAGAGCCTGAAACACCCCCAGCGCGTTCTGGAGACGACGCTCACTGTCGAGATGGACGACGGGAGCCTCGAGACGTTCAAAGCGTTCCGATCGCAGTTCAACGACGCCCGCGGCCCATACAAGGGTGGTATCCGCTATCATCCGGGCGTCAACCGCGACGAGGTCAAGGCGCTGTCGGGCTGGATGGTTTATAAGTGTGCGACGGTCGGGATCCCGCTCGGCGGCGGCAAGGGCGGCATCGTCATCGACCCGAGCGAGTACTCCGAGAGCGAACTCGAGCGCATCACGCGAGCCTTCGCGGTGGAACTTCGACCGCTGATCGGTGAGGATCGAGATGTTCCCGCGCCGGACGTCAACACCGGCCAGCGCGAGATGAACTGGATCAAGGACACCTACGAGACACTGGAGAACACCACCGAACCCGGTGTCGTCACCGGGAAGTCCCTCGACAGTGGCGGCAGCGAGGGTCGCGTCGAGGCGACCGGTCGCTCGTCGATGCTGGTCGCCCGCGAGGCCTTTTCGTACCTCGATCGGGACATCAGCGAGGCGACCGTGGCCGTCCAGGGCTACGGCAACGCGGGCTGGATCACCGCCGATCTGCTCGAGGATCTCGGGGCCTCGATCGTCGCCGTCTCGGACTCCTCGGGTGCGATCCGGACCGACGGCGAATTCGATGCTCGCGCGGTCAAAGACCACAAGCGAGAGACGGGCAGCGTCGTCGGCTACGCCGGTGCCGACGAGGAACTCACCAACGACGAACTCCTGACGCTGGACGTCGATATTCTGGTGCCGGCGGCACTCGAAAACGCCATCGACGAGGAACTCGCCGCCGATGTCACGGCGGACGTCATCGTCGAAGCAGCCAACGGGCCGCTGACCCCGAAAGCCGACGAGGTTCTCGCCGACGAGGATGTCCTGGTCATTCCGGACATCCTGGCAAACGCGGGCGGCGTCACCGTCTCGTACTTCGAGTGGGTGCAGAACCGCCAGCGCAACTACTGGAGCGAGGAGCGCGTCAACGAGGAACTCGAAGACGTGATCGTCACTGCCTTCGATGATCTCGTGTCCGCTTACGAGGACGAAGACCTCGCGACGCTGCGGGTTGCAGCTTACGTCGTTGCCCTCCGTCGTGTGCTTTCGGCGAGTGAGCAGGCAGGCCACTGGGGCTAA
- a CDS encoding DMT family transporter, whose translation MSRSFVDRIESAPPLAGLSVAVLAVSTSAILIRWSAAPSIVAAFYRVLLTTLLLAPVAWWRQRSAFRRLAWRDLAGGALAGVALAIHFAAWFESLAWTSVAASVTLVQSQPLFVAAAAPLLLDERVGPRTVAGIVVAVAGIAGMSAADLLGVGVLGPNPLYGNALALLGALAMAGYVLAGRSIRQRLALLPYVIVVYTVASMTLLVLLGLQGAPLVAYPPREWLLFLGMAVGPGVFGHTVVNWALGHLESSVVSASLLGEPLGSTVLALVLLGEIPGVATVVGGVVVLIGIVVTARARQQ comes from the coding sequence GTGTCGCGTTCGTTCGTCGATCGGATCGAAAGCGCCCCGCCGCTCGCGGGGCTGTCGGTCGCGGTGCTTGCGGTCTCGACCAGTGCCATTCTGATCCGCTGGAGCGCCGCCCCGTCGATCGTCGCCGCGTTCTACCGCGTCCTCCTTACGACGTTATTGCTCGCGCCTGTCGCATGGTGGCGACAGCGATCGGCGTTTCGGCGGCTTGCGTGGCGCGATTTGGCCGGCGGTGCGCTGGCAGGCGTCGCCCTGGCGATCCACTTCGCCGCCTGGTTCGAGAGTCTGGCGTGGACTAGCGTAGCTGCCTCGGTGACGCTCGTGCAGTCACAACCGCTGTTCGTCGCTGCCGCCGCGCCGCTCCTGCTGGACGAGCGGGTCGGTCCTCGAACAGTCGCCGGGATCGTCGTCGCCGTCGCCGGAATCGCGGGGATGTCGGCCGCGGATCTCCTCGGTGTGGGGGTTCTCGGTCCGAACCCGCTGTACGGTAACGCGCTCGCACTGCTCGGTGCGCTCGCGATGGCGGGGTACGTCCTCGCCGGGCGGTCGATCCGCCAGCGGCTGGCGCTGTTGCCGTACGTGATCGTCGTCTACACGGTCGCTTCGATGACCCTGCTCGTCTTGCTCGGTCTCCAGGGTGCGCCGCTCGTTGCGTATCCCCCGCGGGAGTGGCTGCTCTTTCTCGGCATGGCAGTCGGTCCGGGGGTGTTCGGCCACACGGTCGTCAACTGGGCGCTGGGTCACCTCGAATCGAGCGTCGTCAGCGCGTCGCTGCTGGGCGAACCCCTCGGCTCGACGGTGTTGGCGCTCGTGTTGCTTGGAGAGATTCCGGGGGTTGCCACCGTCGTCGGTGGTGTCGTCGTCCTGATCGGGATTGTGGTGACCGCGCGTGCCCGACAGCAGTAG
- a CDS encoding DUF7321 family protein has translation MASHGALAATVLLVDGVTDAIDGIVPTLGDDAIATIVVLAVSLSLPCFLYGAWLMIVHDPVTWRVLRTHLAVVGLGLALTTVPLVWWMIPKLWSQVSGFAVVHAFLGLQAYAFFALAGTGIVRILRAKWASEAYRRASSFDLDDLEAETADLELGHWRARLRIGVVGYTSFWILAYLTGIVRYVIKYQPLG, from the coding sequence ATGGCCAGCCACGGGGCACTCGCGGCGACGGTACTGCTAGTCGACGGCGTGACCGATGCGATCGACGGGATCGTGCCGACGCTCGGCGACGACGCGATCGCAACGATCGTAGTGCTTGCAGTCTCGCTCAGTCTCCCCTGTTTCCTCTACGGTGCCTGGCTGATGATCGTCCACGATCCCGTCACCTGGCGGGTGCTTCGAACCCACCTCGCCGTCGTCGGGCTCGGGCTGGCGCTGACGACTGTCCCGCTCGTGTGGTGGATGATCCCGAAGCTCTGGAGTCAGGTTTCGGGCTTCGCTGTCGTGCATGCGTTCCTCGGCCTCCAGGCCTACGCCTTCTTCGCGCTGGCTGGGACCGGAATCGTCCGCATCCTCCGGGCGAAGTGGGCCTCCGAGGCGTATCGTCGCGCTTCGTCCTTCGATCTGGATGACCTCGAAGCGGAGACGGCAGACCTAGAGCTGGGCCACTGGCGCGCACGCCTTCGGATCGGCGTCGTCGGGTACACGAGCTTCTGGATCCTCGCCTACCTGACGGGGATCGTCCGGTACGTTATCAAGTACCAACCACTCGGGTGA
- a CDS encoding GNAT family N-acetyltransferase, with protein MPGPTFLRGDTVTLRPIETDDAEFLAETINHPEVWPTLGAYEPLNNQQEREWIESLGDSDDVHLLMCVDGEPVGTVGLNEMMDVWGIAELGYYVHPDEQGNGYATDATRRMVRYAFEDRRLEKIYANVYPDNDASQALLEAVGFQREGVFRDHAFVRGERIDVYRYGLLAKEFEADGE; from the coding sequence ATGCCTGGGCCGACGTTCCTCCGAGGCGATACCGTGACGTTGCGACCGATCGAGACCGACGACGCCGAGTTCCTCGCGGAGACGATCAACCATCCCGAGGTCTGGCCGACGCTCGGGGCGTACGAACCACTGAATAACCAGCAGGAGCGCGAGTGGATCGAAAGTCTCGGCGACAGCGATGACGTCCACCTGTTGATGTGTGTGGACGGCGAGCCAGTCGGGACAGTTGGCCTCAACGAAATGATGGACGTCTGGGGGATCGCCGAACTCGGCTACTACGTTCACCCGGACGAGCAGGGCAACGGCTACGCGACCGATGCCACGCGTCGGATGGTCCGCTACGCGTTCGAGGACCGTCGTCTGGAGAAGATCTATGCCAACGTCTATCCGGACAACGATGCCTCCCAGGCGCTGCTCGAAGCCGTGGGATTCCAGCGTGAAGGCGTCTTCCGTGATCACGCGTTCGTCCGGGGCGAGCGAATCGACGTGTATCGTTACGGACTGTTGGCCAAGGAGTTCGAGGCCGACGGCGAGTGA
- a CDS encoding RIO1 family regulatory kinase/ATPase domain-containing protein: MAVRRLLRGQIAWPQLEAIVETVLDRYDEPAGRVEFLDANNWLSVPLVVNDRYFVKIISRQHSLVHALLTTGRNLGAFTSGTEGFFEHFGTPLEMAEHELEAAQRMQSVGVNVPEPVEAFEVADYGVLVFEYVPAFRTFEAVEVATARQLAPDLFVALDRMHQAGLAHGDLRSENVLVVEGELYFIDATSVRGDIADARAYDIACALGVLSPLLGPAETVGLAVEIFGAETLLTARDFLDFVTIRPDHDFDAAAVKGEIEKVATG, from the coding sequence ATGGCCGTCCGTCGGTTGTTGCGCGGGCAGATCGCCTGGCCACAGCTCGAAGCGATCGTCGAGACCGTCCTGGATCGCTACGACGAGCCCGCGGGCCGCGTCGAGTTTTTGGACGCCAACAACTGGCTGTCGGTGCCACTGGTCGTCAACGATCGGTACTTCGTGAAGATCATCTCCAGACAGCACTCGCTGGTCCACGCACTGTTGACGACCGGTCGCAATCTCGGCGCGTTCACCAGCGGGACCGAGGGGTTTTTCGAACACTTCGGGACACCACTCGAGATGGCCGAACACGAACTCGAAGCGGCCCAGCGGATGCAGTCGGTCGGTGTCAACGTCCCCGAGCCGGTCGAGGCCTTCGAGGTTGCGGACTACGGTGTGCTCGTCTTCGAATACGTTCCGGCATTCCGGACGTTCGAAGCGGTCGAGGTCGCCACCGCCCGTCAACTCGCACCGGACCTCTTCGTGGCGCTGGATCGGATGCATCAGGCGGGGCTCGCCCACGGCGATCTCCGGAGCGAGAACGTCCTCGTCGTCGAGGGCGAACTCTACTTCATCGACGCGACGAGCGTCCGTGGCGACATCGCGGACGCCCGAGCGTACGACATCGCGTGTGCGCTGGGCGTGCTCTCGCCGCTGCTGGGTCCGGCCGAGACTGTCGGGCTCGCCGTCGAAATCTTCGGCGCCGAGACGCTGCTCACCGCCCGGGACTTCCTTGACTTCGTGACGATCCGCCCGGATCACGACTTCGACGCGGCCGCCGTGAAAGGCGAGATCGAGAAAGTCGCGACGGGGTGA